The following nucleotide sequence is from Bacteroidales bacterium.
GTATTTTAAAGTCCACACCGTTTGGGAATACCTTAGTACATGATTTTGCAATAGCTGCAATAATTAACGAGGAATTAGGGAAAGACAATATTCCTGATATTTTGACCATTAGTTTTTCAGCAACAGATTATATAGGTCATCGGTTTGGACCAAGATCGGTTGAACTCGAGGATACATATTTACGATTAGATAAAGAAATTGCTCATTTAATAGACTTTATTGAAAATGAAATAGGTAAAGAAAATGTTCTAATATTTTTAACAGCCGACCATGGAGTTGCCGATAGTCCTGATTATTTAAACGACAATAAATTAACAGGAGGACAATTCAAGCAATATTATGCTTTGTCTCTTTTACGGACTTATTTAAATGCTACATATGGCGAAGGTGAATGGGTGCTTGGATATTCTGATCAGCAAATATTTTTAAATAGAAATTTAATCGAAGATGCAAAATTATCGCTAAAAGAAGTACAGGAAAAAGTGGCTAATTTTATGATTCAATTTAATGGCGTGGCCAATGCTATTACTGCATATTCGTTGCAAAATCAGAATTTTACAGATGGGCTACTAAAAGCAATGCAAAATAGTTTTCATCCGAAACGATCGGGCGATGTGCTGATTGCTTTAGAACCTGGTTGGATCGAAGAGTCACCTTATTTATATGATCATAATTCGGCATATTCTTACGATACACATGTTCCGTTGTTTTTTTATGGTTGGAAAATACCCCGTTTAGCGATTAACCGAAAAGTCCACATTATTGATGTAGTACCAACTTTAGCAACGCTATTACAAATAGAAGTCCCAATGGGTGCAACGGGGGTCCCTATACAGGAATTAATTGGAAATTAGTTCATGCGATATTCGATTTCGTCTATTTCAATTG
It contains:
- a CDS encoding alkaline phosphatase family protein; its protein translation is MRKVVVLLVLFLIEPCLYAQKSKNIPPEKPKLVIGIVVDQMRYDYLTRFYDKFEQNGFKRLMNEGVICRYAYLNYIFTQTGPGHATIFTGTTPSNHGIVSNEWYIPLKKQKVYCVEDSKQTTVGSNSDNGKASPLYLMTPTLGDQLRLHYLNKSKVIAISLKDRAAILPGGKNPNAAYWYDESTGNFITSTYYMKDLPKWVEEFNNKKLADLYLSRLWTTLLPVNEYTESLRDSNNYELGFGKNQMVFPYDLSFLSKKNKNEKDYSILKSTPFGNTLVHDFAIAAIINEELGKDNIPDILTISFSATDYIGHRFGPRSVELEDTYLRLDKEIAHLIDFIENEIGKENVLIFLTADHGVADSPDYLNDNKLTGGQFKQYYALSLLRTYLNATYGEGEWVLGYSDQQIFLNRNLIEDAKLSLKEVQEKVANFMIQFNGVANAITAYSLQNQNFTDGLLKAMQNSFHPKRSGDVLIALEPGWIEESPYLYDHNSAYSYDTHVPLFFYGWKIPRLAINRKVHIIDVVPTLATLLQIEVPMGATGVPIQELIGN